The Alphaproteobacteria bacterium genome segment TGCCACGGGCGCCAACACGATGACCCAATCGGCATGGTCTATCCCGCTCGCGTAGTGCCAGGTGCCGGACAATCGGTACCCGTCCCCCTCGGGCACCGCGGTGACGTCGCGATGGGCGTAGGCCGACGACACCATGGCGCTGGGATCCTCGCCCCACACATCGTCCTGGGCCTGCGCCGGAAACATGCCGATGATCCAATGGTGGCTTGCCACAACGCTCGCGATCCAGGCCGAGGAGGCGCAGCCTTCGGCGAGCTTCGCCGACACGTGCACCAAGGCGCCGAAGTCCAACTCAAACCCGCCGCACCGCGCCGGTTGCTGCGCCTTGAAAAAGCCCGCGGCCCGAAAGTCGGCCACGGTCGCGTCGGGCAATTTGCGCAAGGCGTTGGTCTCGGCCGCGCGGGACTCCAGCACCGGCACGAGGTCGGCCGCCCGCGCGATTAGCTCGTCGAGGGTCGTCACATCGGTTGGGGTATCGGGTGCGGCACTCATCGCAGGATCATAGCAGGATGAACGGTCCGCTCTAGGCGACCGTCACCACGACGCGCCCGGTCGCCTTGCGCTGGTGCAACCGCGCCATCGCCTCGACCGCCTGTTCCAACGGATAGGTTTCCGAAACCAACGGCTTGATCTTGCCCGCCGCATACATCGCGAACAGTTCGTCCATGCTGATCGCCAACTTGTCCGGTGCCTTATCGGTGAAGTACCGCAAACTGCATCCCATCGCCGAGCGGTGCTTTACCAATAACCGGTTTGCGGGAATCTTTGGCACGCCGCCGACAAATCCGAAAATCAAATAGCGCCCGCCCCAACCGAGCGAGGACAGCGCCGGGTCGAACAAATCGCCGCCGACCGGATCGAACACCACATCGACGCCCGCGCCGCCGGTCAGGTCGGCGACGCGGCTCTTGAGATCTTCTTCGCCGTAGTTGATGCCGTCGTCGGCACCGTGCGCGGTCGCCACCGCGAGCTTGTCGTCGCTGCTCGCCCCGGCGATCACGCGGGCACCCATCGCCTTGGATATTTCAACGGCCGTTAGTCCGGTTCCGCCCGATGCGCCGAGCACGAGGACCGTTTGTCCGGGGCGCACGTCGCCTTGCCAGCGCAGCGCGACGTGCGAGGACACATAGGCGACATAGAACGACCCGGCGACCTCCCAGGGCATCCCGTCCGGCACCCGGTAGGTGTCCTGCACCCGCGCCACGGCTTGGTCGGCGAAGCCGCCGTGGGCCAGTTTGGCCAGCACGCGGTCGCCGACGGCAAACCCGCTCACGCCCGCCCCCAAAGCCGCCACCGTGCCCGCGCATTCCAGGCCGGGCGCGAAGGGAAACGCCGGCTTGGTTTGGTAGTTGCCCTGGACCATCACGATATCGGCGAAATTGACCGATGCGGCCTTTACGTCGATCAACACTTCGCCGTCGCCCGCCTTCGGTGCCGGCGCGTCTTGCAGTTTCAGCGATGAGGGCTCGCCCCAGGCGTGGCAGAGGATGGCGCGCATGTCGGTATCTCCCATGAAATGCGGGGCGGACCTTAGCAAAGGCCGCGCGCCTTGGCACCCGGGCGCAGCACCCGCTACAGTCGCCTCCCAAGGGAGTGCGCGATGCCACGTCAATTCCAACACCCGTTGTTGCCGCAGACCGCCCACGATGAAGAGGCGCTCCAGTCGTTCGTGATCAGTATGCGCGGCCACATTTCGGCCCACCTGACCCCGGGCAACCGGCTTGCGTTCGAGCGCGACGTCGCCCCGGCCCACCGCAAACGCCACGGCCGCGCCCCGGCCAATCGCCATGAGGTGCGGCGCGCGATGTTGCGCCACCCGTTCCATCAATCCTGGAGTTCGTTGATCCGCACCACCCAGGAAATGATTTGGGATTCGCCTGGCCATACCGCCCTGCGTCAGATCGACCGGATCAACGCCGCCGCCAAGCCCAAGGGCGCAACGCGGGGCACGCTCGCGCTCGACCCGTCGGTGACGATTCCGCCCTATCTGTCGGCGGTCGATATCCATTGCATGCCCGGCAACTTCCACCAGGAAGTCGCGCTGGGCGGCGATACCTATGCCGCCGCGCTCTACGACCGCGGTGTCTACATCTACATCATGGGCGGCATGGGGCCGCTCAACGATGCGCTGGGCGACATGATGGTCGATTACGTCAAGACGCGGTTCCCCGACCTCGCCCCCAAGCGGATTCTCGACATGGGGTGTGGCATCGGTGCGGGCACAGTCCCCTTTGCCGCGGCTTTTCCTGACGCCGAAGTGCACGGCATCGACGTCGCGGCGCCGATGTTGCGCTACGCCCATGCCCGGGCCGAAGCGTTGGGCGCCACCTTGCATCTATCGCAACAGAACGCCGAGCGGACGAATTTTCCCGACGCGTCCTTCGATCTGGTGATGACGCACATCGTCGTTCACGAGACCTCGCAAAAAGCGCTACGCAACATCCTTAAGGAGTGCCGCCGCCTGCTCAAGCCGGGCGGTGTGACGCTGCATTGCGAAACACCGATGTATGACGCGCGCCTGTCGCCGTTCGACCAGGCGCAAACCGATTGGGACACCTACTTCAATAACGAGCCCTTCGTCGGGCCGATGCATGGTCTCGATGCCGACACGTTGATGCGCGAAGCGGGCTTCGCCGACGACGAACTCGCCAACGGCGACCTGCCGCTCTATGTTCCCGGCGTCGACGACGGCGAACCGGGCGACGACTACCGCCACCGGATCGGCGGCTACCTCAGCATCCTGGGCGCGCGCCGCCGCCGGTAACCCATGCACGTTTGGCAACTTCTCTCGATGCTCGTCGGCTTTGCGATCCTGGGCCCGGTCCTGGTGCTGCCGACGCTGGTCGCGATCTCGCGCAAGCACCGGCGTGTGTTCTTCATCGCGCTGTTCAACGGCATGTTCGCCTGGACGGTGATCGGTTGGGTCGCCCTGCTGATCTGGGCCACTATCCCGCCGAAAAAACCCGACCCGGCCTAGAGAGACGCGAAGGCGGCCTCGACCAGCCGCGTGCCGCGCGGGCCCAATCCGGCGCCCCAGTACATCAGGTTCGGCAGGTAGGCGAAGGCCAAGCCCGAGACCGGGTCGGCGAATCCGATACGCCCGCCCGCGCCCGGATGCCCGAAGGCTTGGGCGTTGGGCCCCATCGGCGCGCCCGGCGGATTGTTGAGCAGAAATCCGACCGCGTATTTGTTGGGCACGCCGAAGATCGCATCGACGCTTTCGCCCGAGAACGCAATGGCGCGATCGCGGGTTGCGGGTTTCATCAAGGTCGCGCCGCCGAGCCGACCGCCGGCGCCCAGGCAGGCAAAGAACTTCGCCACCCCGCGCGCGCTGCCATGCCCGCTGCCCGCGCCGATCTCGGATTTACGAAAGCTGTCGAGGTTGAACCGGCCCTCACCCTCGGCTAGTCCGCGCATACTTTTCATCAGGCCGTCCATGTCGGCCGGCACGGGCAGGTCTGCGTCCGCGGGGGGCGTTTCCGGCACGATCTCGGCGCAGCGCGCGATCTCGGCATCGTTCAGACCAAAGGCGAAGTCGATCCCCAGCGGCTTGGCAATTTCGTCGCGCAGGAACGGCCCGATCGTGCGTCCGTCGATGCGCCGGATCACCTCGCCCAGCAAATAGCCGTAGGTCAGGTTGAGGTAGGTGGGCTCCTTGCCGAACGGGGCATGGCGCGCACTGGCCGCCAAAGCCGTCGTCATCGTCTCCCAGTCGTAGATGTCGCCCGGCCTGAGGTCGGCATCGACATAGGCGAGCGCCGCGCGGTGGGTGAAGATATCGCGCACGGTGACGGCCTCTTTGCCGTTCTGAGCGAATTCGGGCCAGTAGTGCGCAACAGGCTTGTCGATATCCAACTGCCCCCGGTCGATCAGCATGTGGCCCATCACCGACACAAAGGCCTTCGAGACCGAGAAACTCGCGCACATCGTGTCCTTGGCCCACCGCTTGGTACGGGCGCGGTCGCTGAAACCGCCCCACATATCGACCACGGGTTCGCCGTCGAGATAGACCGCGACGCTAGCGCCGATTTCGTCGTGTTCGGCGAAGTTCTCGGCAAAAGCCTCCTTCACGGCGACGAAACGACCGTCGCAGGTGCCTTCTATTTTCGGTTTTGCGTCGGCCATGGCTTCCCTCATTGTTCGTGGGCGATGATGATAGCCCCATCGCAACCGCGCAACCGGAGCACGCGATGGCCCTCGGTGCCCTTAGCCACATTGCCTTCACCGTCGCCGACCTGGATCGCGCGGCGGCATTCTACGACCGCGTCCTCGGCTTTCTCGGCTACGAACGTTGGCCGGCGGTGGCAGGCCAGGCGAAATGGAAAAAGCCCGGTGTCGGGATCGTGCTGCTCTACGCGGCGGACCCCGCGCTCAAGGACCAGACCCACAACCGCTATGCGCCGGGCCTGCACCATTTTTCGTTCGAGGCCGATAGCCGCGACCAGGTCGACGAATTGCATGCGCTGTTACGCGCGATGGATGCACAGATTCTCGATCCGCCAGCGGACTATGCGTACACGAGCGGCTATTATGCCGTCTTCTTCGCCGATCCCGACGGTTTGAAGTTGGAGCTGTGCCACGCGCCGCACGCCTACACCAAACCGCAAACAACCTAGAGAGGCCGCGATGACCGATGCGTCGTTACCGTATACCAAACCCAATATCGATTGGACCGAGATCGAGCGCTGGGACCGCGCCTATTACCTGCACAACACCCAGGCCCAGGCCGAGTACGTCTTCACCGGTATCGAAGGGGCCGACGGCAACTATCTCTACACCGCAGGCGGCGGCAAGCTGCTCGACTTCCAAAGCCAGTTGGTGTCGGACAACATGGGTCACCGTCATCCCCGCGTGCACGCAGAAATCAAGCGCGCGATGGAACGCTTCGGCCATGTGTTCTTCGGCTTCGCCACCGACTACCGCGCCCGCGCCGCGAAGTTGGTGATCGACGATATCCTGGGCGCCGACGATTGGGCCGGGCGCTTACGCATTCTGTCCAGCGGCACCGAGGCGGTCGAGAACGCGATGACGATGGCGCGGCTCTACAGCAACAAGCCGTTGATCCTGACGCAAGAGCGCTCCTACCACGGCCTTGTGCCGGGCGCGACGCAGGTCGCAGGCTACCGTGGCAACCTATCGACCGGGCCGGATACCGAGGACAACCGCGACGTGCCGGGCTTTCCCGGCTCCGGCTTCGTCGCGATCCCGGCGCCCGAGCATGCCGATTGGCAGGGCGAAGGGCGTTTGCCCTCGCTCGATCGCGCCGAGGAAATCATCCGCAACGTCGGCGCGCATAAAATCGCTGCGATCATCACCGAAACCATGTTCGGCGGCGCCAGCTACATGCCGCACCACAGCTACCTCAAGGGTCTGCACGATCTCTGCCGCCAATACGGCATCCTGTGGATTCTCGACGATGTGCTGTGCGGCTTCGGTCGTCTCGGCGAATGGTTCTCCTACCAGCTCGAACCCGGCATCGCGCCGGACCTGATGGCGCTCGGTAAAGGCATCAACGGGTGCGCCTTGCCGGTGGGCGGCGTGGTCGCCTCGAAGGACATCGCCGAGTTCTTCGACCGCGCCCGGTGGTGGAGCGGGTCGACCCACGACGGGCACCCGCTGGTCTGCGCCTCGATCGTCGGCAACCTCGAGGCCATGATCGAAGACGGCATGATCGACAAGGCCCGCACCCGCGGGGCCCAACTCAAGGCTCACCTCGACGCGCTCCAGGCCAAGCATCCGTGTATCGGCCGCATCTCGGGACAGGGGATCTACTACACCATCGATCTCGTCACTCCACAGGGCGAGCCGATCGTTGCCGAGGACCGCGATACGCTGTTCCAGGGCGACCTGTCGCGCAATCCCAACAACATCTTCGCCGCCGCCTGCGGCGAACGCGGATTGTTCGCGGGCGGTTTCATGCCCAACACGGTCAAGGCGGCGCCGCCGCTCACCATCACCGAGGAAGAAGTGGATTTCGCCGCCGGTGTGATGGACCACGCCTTCAGTGCGGTGGAGAAGGCCTACCACTGACGCCGCGTAACGCGCCGATGACCGGCTTTAGCAACTGCGGGGTGAGGTAGATGGGAAACTGCGCCAGCGCGAAGTAGACCCAGGTCAACTCCGGCAGAACCCCGCCGGTCGCGCCCAGCATCAGTCCCATGTTGCGCTGGGACGCCATAAAGCCCAGCGACAGCGCGCTGTCGCGCCCCGCCCACCAGAACCCCAGGGCGGTCGATGCGAACATCGCAAAAAAGATCACGAACGACAGCGCCGTCAGGCCGATCATCAACAGCGGCGTCGCCAGAAACCCCGCTGCGACGTTCTCCATAATCGCCGCCGAAAAAACGTACAGCAGAATGATGTTGACCCCGTCCAACTCGGCGCGGCGCTTAACGACACGGGCATACCCGGCAACCCGCCGAATGACGCTCGCGGCAACCGCCGCCCCGCCGAGCAACATCGCGAGTTGGCCGCCCAACGCAAGCGGCGCCAGCGCCATGTCCGGGCCGAAATAGATCAAGGCAAAGAACGCCGCCGTGAACGGCACCGCCGCGGTGGTGACAACCAGCGTGACCAGCACCAAGGTTGCATCCAGGCCGACGAGGGCGGCGAACGCGGGTGCGGAGATCAACGGCGAGGCCATCGATTGCAGCATCACGGCAAGAAACAAATCGGGGCTCCGTGCGTCCACGCCGCCCAACAACATCGCCCCGCCAAACGCGGCCGGCACCGCCAGCATCGACCAGCTCGCTGCCAGCACAATCAGGCGCGGCTGGCGCAACCGCTGCCTCACCTGCTGCAGGTCGACTCGAGTAAAGGCCACGGTCAGCAACGCAAAGATCGACGCGGTCAGGAGGGGCCGCAGAATGTCGCCCATCGGCGGCACCGCGATCGCGATGAAAATCACCGCCGCCACCGCGCGGGTCCCTTGGCGGCCAAGCCAGGACAGCGCTGACGCCGGTGCGGAAATCAAGAACATGGAGGGTAGGCCTCGTCGCTAGGCAGGCGAACCCACCGGTATTGGCGCCTCAACCGCCGTTCGCGGTCATCTGGCGGCACAGCATCAATGTTTGGCGCGCGATTTTGCTCCAGTCGCTGGCGTCGTCCAGGGCAAGGTAGCGGGTGTACCCCGCCACCGCGTCGGCATATTCCGAATCGCGGAAGTGGAGTTGCGCCAGGTTGAAGATCGCATCGGCGTAGTTCTTATCTTTTTTTACAGCGCGGGCGAGTTCGACTTTCGCCTCCTCGCGCTTCCCCTCTTTGTCCAGGACGTCGCCCAGGTTGTACATCGCCTCGACATAGCCGGGATCGCTCGACAGCGCATGCTGGAAGAAGAACCGCGCCTCGCGCAGTTTGCCTTGCTCGCGCTGCACGTTGCCGAGATTGAACGCAACGGTCGCGTCGTTGCGGTCAAGATCGAGACACCGCAAATAGAGCGATTCGGCCTCGGCGAAGTCGCCGTCTTCCTCGGCGATCTCCGCAGCTTCGAAGAGTTCGTCGATCGACGGGTTGGCCGCGGCACCGGGCATCGGTAATTGCATTTGGCCGTCGAAGTCGGCGTGGCCGTCGCCGATTTGCAGGACGATCCCGTCGGTTGCCGAATGGGTCAGCTTGACCTGCGAGAGGCCCTTGTCGGGATCGCGCCGGCGCATCGCGAAAACGCTGGCGACGATGTCGGGCAGGCTCGCCCCTTCGCCGCGCAGCCGCGCGATTTCGCGCGCGGCGACCAAATCGCGAAAACTTGCCATTCCGTTGTCGGTCTCGAAGACGTCGAACAGCATCAACGTCGCGATGGTCGCTTCGTCCAGACCGGTCTGACGGGCCATCAAGTCCGGGGTAATCGCGCGTTCGATTTTGGCCAGATCGCCCATCGCGCCCAGGCGGCGCAGGAAGGTGTTTTCGCTGATGCACTCGGCGCCGACCGCGCGGGCCTGATCGAGCCGCGCGTCCAGTACCCCTGATGCCATCAACGTATAGGCGCCGTGGCCGACCACGGCGATGCGGGTGCGCCGGGTGACGCCGCGGCTAACCCGGCCGCCCTTGGCCGCAACGGCTGACGCAGCGGCGCGCTGGGTCATCGCGCCCAGGCGCCCGATCAAGGTCGTGGTTTTGCGATTGAAGCCGGTCACTACCTGCGCACGCGTCCCTGGTTAGCCGGCCCGGGCCGGTGCGGGCATTGTGCCGTCACCTAGCCCGCCGCGCCAACCGCCTTCTTTTTCTTGGCCTTGGGGGCGGCCTTGGCGCCGGTTTTCGCTTTCTTGCGGGGCTGGCTCTTGGCCGGCGGTTTCTTGGTTTCGCCCTCGTCGATCGAGCGTTTGAGTGCGTCCATCAAGTTGATGACCTGGCCGCGCTCGGGTGCCTTGGCGATCACCGGCGCGGTGCCCTTGACCTTGGCCTTGACCACCTCGGTCAGCGCCTCTTGGTAATAATCGACGAATTGGCTGGTATCGAGCTCGCCTTCGAATTGTTCGATCAGTTGATTGGCCAGCTTCACCGCCGTCGCATCCAGTTTGCCGTCGCCGATCTCGGCGAAATATTCCGCGTGCCCTCGCACCTCGGCGGCGGTCCGCAGCGTGTTGAGCACAAAGCCGTTGTCGCGCGGGATCAGCAGCACCAGGCGTTCGCGGCCCGACATGACGACGCGCGCGAGCGCGGCCTTGTCGCGCTCCTTCATCGCCATTTGCAACACGCGGTAGGTTTCGTCGGCAACCGGCCCGTCGGGGGCGATGTAGTAGGGCGAATCGAGATACATCGGATCGACGTCCGCGAGATCGACGAATTTTTCGATACCGATGGTCTTGGTCGATTCGATTTCGACCTGCTCAAGATCCGCGTCGTCGATGACGACGTATTTATCCTTTTCGAACTCGTAGCCCTTGACCAGATCGGATCGCTCGACCACGCCGAGTTCGGGATCGTGCGGCTTCATTTGCACCCGGTTGTGGGTATCCTTGTGCAGCATGTTGAAGCGAATGCGGTTCGTGTCGCTGGTCGCGTTGTACATGCGCACCGGACACGAAACGAGCGATAGCTTGAGATAGCCTTTCCATGTCGCGCGTGGCGCCATGACCAACCTCCGAACCCTTAGGGGCTACAGGAATTCTTCAACCAATATTACTACCCGACTTTGTACCTATTTGTTAATAGACACTTTTTTCTTGAGGTCGGCGGTTAGGCGCACGGCGGACTTGGCAAGGTCTTCCCACGGGTCGCGCGCCAATCGGGCGAGACGATCGGGGACGCTCTGCCAGTCGAAATCCCGCGGATCTTCGATGTCGCGCAATTCCTCCCAGGCCACCGGGGTGGCGACCGGCGCGCCGGCGCGGGCGCGTAGTGAATAGGACGCGACTGCCGTCGCGCCGCGCCCGTTGCGCAGGTAGTCCGCGTAGATTTTGCCCTTGCGCGCGGGCTTTTGCGGATTGTCGGTGTAGCGACCGGGGTGTTTGCGCGCGAGCAGGCGCACGACCCCGTGGGAAAAATCTTTCATTTCTTTCCAGGTATGCCGCCGCTCGATCGCCATGACGACATGCAATCCCTTGCCGCCGGTCGTGCGCACGAAACTGGCGATACCGAGGTCCTCCAATTCGTCGCGCACTTGATAGGCTGCGTCGACCACCGTGCGCCAATCGACGGACTCGTCGGGGTCGAGGTCGAAGACGATTCGGTCGGGCCGCTCGATGTTGTCGACCAGGCAGCCCCAGGGATGGAACTCGATGACCCCGAACTGCGATAGCGACAACAGGCCCTTGGCATCGTCGATATAGATGTAGTCGTCGCGCGCCTTTTCGTCGTCGTCGCCGTACATGCCGATCTTCTTGACGTCCCCCGGCATGCCGTCGCTGGCATGACGTTGGTAGAACATGTCGGCAAGTTTTCCGGTCGGACAACGCACCAGGGTAATCGGGCGGTTGACGATCTCGGGCAGCATCCAGTCGCCGACCTTGGCGTAATACAGCGCAAGGTCGAGTTTGCTCGGTCCGTCATTGGCGAACATCTTGCGCTCAGGGTTGGTGATCCACAGACCGGCAAGTACGGCGTCGGTCACCAGCTTGGGTTTAACCGGCGCATCGCCGGGGCCGGCGGCTTTGTCGGCGCGCACGCCCTTGTAGCGGGCCGCACGCAAATGGTCCTTACCCGTCCGGTTTGCGTACTCGACCTCGACGACGAGTTTTGGTTGAACCCAGGTTGCGTCTTTGACCTCTGCCGCGCTCTCCGGATCGATCACGAGGCCGGCGATCGGTCCGTCGCGGACGATTTCCCCAAGCGCCTTCACCAACCGTGCGCCTTCGCGCTCGGCAAAGCCTGTACCGACCCGTCCGACATAGTGCAGCTTGTGATTCACCCGTTCCGCCAGCAGCAGCGCGCCCAACCCGCCGCCGGCCTTGCCGGGCGCGAAGCCCACGACCTCGAAATCGCCCGCGGCCGATGTTTTGATCTTTAACCAGGTCTTGGTCTTGCCCGAAACGTACGGCGCATCGGCGCGCTTGGAGATGATTCCCTCCAGGCCCATATTCGCCGCCTGGGCGAAAAAG includes the following:
- a CDS encoding NADPH:quinone oxidoreductase family protein: MRAILCHAWGEPSSLKLQDAPAPKAGDGEVLIDVKAASVNFADIVMVQGNYQTKPAFPFAPGLECAGTVAALGAGVSGFAVGDRVLAKLAHGGFADQAVARVQDTYRVPDGMPWEVAGSFYVAYVSSHVALRWQGDVRPGQTVLVLGASGGTGLTAVEISKAMGARVIAGASSDDKLAVATAHGADDGINYGEEDLKSRVADLTGGAGVDVVFDPVGGDLFDPALSSLGWGGRYLIFGFVGGVPKIPANRLLVKHRSAMGCSLRYFTDKAPDKLAISMDELFAMYAAGKIKPLVSETYPLEQAVEAMARLHQRKATGRVVVTVA
- a CDS encoding class I SAM-dependent methyltransferase: MPRQFQHPLLPQTAHDEEALQSFVISMRGHISAHLTPGNRLAFERDVAPAHRKRHGRAPANRHEVRRAMLRHPFHQSWSSLIRTTQEMIWDSPGHTALRQIDRINAAAKPKGATRGTLALDPSVTIPPYLSAVDIHCMPGNFHQEVALGGDTYAAALYDRGVYIYIMGGMGPLNDALGDMMVDYVKTRFPDLAPKRILDMGCGIGAGTVPFAAAFPDAEVHGIDVAAPMLRYAHARAEALGATLHLSQQNAERTNFPDASFDLVMTHIVVHETSQKALRNILKECRRLLKPGGVTLHCETPMYDARLSPFDQAQTDWDTYFNNEPFVGPMHGLDADTLMREAGFADDELANGDLPLYVPGVDDGEPGDDYRHRIGGYLSILGARRRR
- a CDS encoding superinfection immunity protein; this translates as MLVGFAILGPVLVLPTLVAISRKHRRVFFIALFNGMFAWTVIGWVALLIWATIPPKKPDPA
- a CDS encoding serine hydrolase domain-containing protein, which gives rise to MADAKPKIEGTCDGRFVAVKEAFAENFAEHDEIGASVAVYLDGEPVVDMWGGFSDRARTKRWAKDTMCASFSVSKAFVSVMGHMLIDRGQLDIDKPVAHYWPEFAQNGKEAVTVRDIFTHRAALAYVDADLRPGDIYDWETMTTALAASARHAPFGKEPTYLNLTYGYLLGEVIRRIDGRTIGPFLRDEIAKPLGIDFAFGLNDAEIARCAEIVPETPPADADLPVPADMDGLMKSMRGLAEGEGRFNLDSFRKSEIGAGSGHGSARGVAKFFACLGAGGRLGGATLMKPATRDRAIAFSGESVDAIFGVPNKYAVGFLLNNPPGAPMGPNAQAFGHPGAGGRIGFADPVSGLAFAYLPNLMYWGAGLGPRGTRLVEAAFASL
- a CDS encoding VOC family protein → MALGALSHIAFTVADLDRAAAFYDRVLGFLGYERWPAVAGQAKWKKPGVGIVLLYAADPALKDQTHNRYAPGLHHFSFEADSRDQVDELHALLRAMDAQILDPPADYAYTSGYYAVFFADPDGLKLELCHAPHAYTKPQTT
- a CDS encoding aminotransferase class III-fold pyridoxal phosphate-dependent enzyme — encoded protein: MTDASLPYTKPNIDWTEIERWDRAYYLHNTQAQAEYVFTGIEGADGNYLYTAGGGKLLDFQSQLVSDNMGHRHPRVHAEIKRAMERFGHVFFGFATDYRARAAKLVIDDILGADDWAGRLRILSSGTEAVENAMTMARLYSNKPLILTQERSYHGLVPGATQVAGYRGNLSTGPDTEDNRDVPGFPGSGFVAIPAPEHADWQGEGRLPSLDRAEEIIRNVGAHKIAAIITETMFGGASYMPHHSYLKGLHDLCRQYGILWILDDVLCGFGRLGEWFSYQLEPGIAPDLMALGKGINGCALPVGGVVASKDIAEFFDRARWWSGSTHDGHPLVCASIVGNLEAMIEDGMIDKARTRGAQLKAHLDALQAKHPCIGRISGQGIYYTIDLVTPQGEPIVAEDRDTLFQGDLSRNPNNIFAAACGERGLFAGGFMPNTVKAAPPLTITEEEVDFAAGVMDHAFSAVEKAYH
- a CDS encoding Na+-dependent transporter — its product is MFLISAPASALSWLGRQGTRAVAAVIFIAIAVPPMGDILRPLLTASIFALLTVAFTRVDLQQVRQRLRQPRLIVLAASWSMLAVPAAFGGAMLLGGVDARSPDLFLAVMLQSMASPLISAPAFAALVGLDATLVLVTLVVTTAAVPFTAAFFALIYFGPDMALAPLALGGQLAMLLGGAAVAASVIRRVAGYARVVKRRAELDGVNIILLYVFSAAIMENVAAGFLATPLLMIGLTALSFVIFFAMFASTALGFWWAGRDSALSLGFMASQRNMGLMLGATGGVLPELTWVYFALAQFPIYLTPQLLKPVIGALRGVSGRPSPPH
- a CDS encoding tetratricopeptide repeat protein yields the protein MTGFNRKTTTLIGRLGAMTQRAAASAVAAKGGRVSRGVTRRTRIAVVGHGAYTLMASGVLDARLDQARAVGAECISENTFLRRLGAMGDLAKIERAITPDLMARQTGLDEATIATLMLFDVFETDNGMASFRDLVAAREIARLRGEGASLPDIVASVFAMRRRDPDKGLSQVKLTHSATDGIVLQIGDGHADFDGQMQLPMPGAAANPSIDELFEAAEIAEEDGDFAEAESLYLRCLDLDRNDATVAFNLGNVQREQGKLREARFFFQHALSSDPGYVEAMYNLGDVLDKEGKREEAKVELARAVKKDKNYADAIFNLAQLHFRDSEYADAVAGYTRYLALDDASDWSKIARQTLMLCRQMTANGG
- a CDS encoding Ku protein; this translates as MAPRATWKGYLKLSLVSCPVRMYNATSDTNRIRFNMLHKDTHNRVQMKPHDPELGVVERSDLVKGYEFEKDKYVVIDDADLEQVEIESTKTIGIEKFVDLADVDPMYLDSPYYIAPDGPVADETYRVLQMAMKERDKAALARVVMSGRERLVLLIPRDNGFVLNTLRTAAEVRGHAEYFAEIGDGKLDATAVKLANQLIEQFEGELDTSQFVDYYQEALTEVVKAKVKGTAPVIAKAPERGQVINLMDALKRSIDEGETKKPPAKSQPRKKAKTGAKAAPKAKKKKAVGAAG
- the ligD gene encoding DNA ligase D codes for the protein MAKKPARPASKKSSKSGDRGAQLDEYRAKRDFRVTPEPVRSAPSVSGNMFVVQMHDASRLHYDFRIEMGGVLKSWAVTRGPSLDPKVKRLAVRTEDHPVSYGAFEGTIPKGEYGGGSVIVWDTGAWVPMTDDPDADYARGDMKFRLDGKKMKGGWALVRIKGTNATGKEWLLIKERDIYAQPEADGIVTEDAPHSVISGLTVQEMEDRAALPPLPRVAKPKPKPAKIPGAKKAALPAAPKPQLATLAAQAPGDDGWLHEIKFDGYRTIARLHDGAVRLTTRNGHDWTEKYQPIADFLATLPCTEALIDGEVCVQTPTGTTNFGLLQDALADAAKEKLVFFAFDLMYLDGFDLRAAPLSTRKDALEGLLQDTVTATCPVHFSDHHRGGGPAFFAQAANMGLEGIISKRADAPYVSGKTKTWLKIKTSAAGDFEVVGFAPGKAGGGLGALLLAERVNHKLHYVGRVGTGFAEREGARLVKALGEIVRDGPIAGLVIDPESAAEVKDATWVQPKLVVEVEYANRTGKDHLRAARYKGVRADKAAGPGDAPVKPKLVTDAVLAGLWITNPERKMFANDGPSKLDLALYYAKVGDWMLPEIVNRPITLVRCPTGKLADMFYQRHASDGMPGDVKKIGMYGDDDEKARDDYIYIDDAKGLLSLSQFGVIEFHPWGCLVDNIERPDRIVFDLDPDESVDWRTVVDAAYQVRDELEDLGIASFVRTTGGKGLHVVMAIERRHTWKEMKDFSHGVVRLLARKHPGRYTDNPQKPARKGKIYADYLRNGRGATAVASYSLRARAGAPVATPVAWEELRDIEDPRDFDWQSVPDRLARLARDPWEDLAKSAVRLTADLKKKVSINK